One genomic region from Candidatus Hydrogenedentota bacterium encodes:
- a CDS encoding HlyC/CorC family transporter, which translates to MTGAAVLVILAALVLLSALFSGFETGFFSSNQIRVRYLAENEGQERARRMMAHYERPGRLISTLLVGNNLVLVLATLLLTAVLGETGATLVATPLFILFGEVLPKSVFRTHPTRLSLALMPAMRFFELVLLPAALPVAWCSDRLMRLVAGGGGGALKPFATVDEMRSLVDEGMDAGSIEPEEQEMIHSVMDLQTRHAKDVMVPRIDVTAVPETVTRHALLAVLTASGKTRIPVYAGSMDKIVGVANAFDLLTDRTPDREDIARFLRPVMHVPDTMKLDDLLQAMRHARQPLAVVIDEFGGTDGIVCIEDILEEIFGEIHDEHDVLSPQFRRIGPAAYVIDGRMDLEECAEALQTELDDGEVKTVGGWVTHVAGRIPARGEVIRHGAFEITVLEGTPSRVSSIRLEVKAPPAPPESPPRPAGGPSPG; encoded by the coding sequence GGGGTTTGAGACGGGGTTCTTCTCCAGCAACCAGATACGCGTGCGGTATCTCGCCGAGAACGAGGGGCAGGAACGCGCCCGCCGCATGATGGCGCACTACGAGCGGCCCGGGCGCCTCATCTCCACCCTGCTGGTCGGCAACAACCTCGTGCTGGTGCTGGCGACGCTCCTGCTCACCGCCGTCCTCGGGGAGACCGGGGCCACCCTGGTGGCCACGCCGCTGTTCATCCTCTTCGGCGAGGTGCTCCCCAAGAGCGTCTTCCGCACGCACCCCACGCGGCTCTCCCTCGCCCTCATGCCGGCCATGCGCTTCTTCGAGCTGGTGCTGCTGCCCGCGGCCCTGCCCGTCGCCTGGTGCTCCGACCGGCTCATGCGGCTGGTCGCCGGGGGCGGCGGCGGCGCGCTCAAGCCCTTCGCCACGGTGGACGAGATGCGCAGCCTGGTGGACGAGGGGATGGACGCGGGTTCCATCGAGCCGGAGGAGCAGGAGATGATCCACTCGGTCATGGACCTGCAGACCCGGCACGCGAAGGACGTCATGGTGCCGCGCATTGACGTGACGGCGGTGCCCGAGACGGTCACCCGGCACGCGCTGCTGGCGGTCCTCACCGCGAGCGGCAAGACGCGCATCCCCGTGTATGCGGGCTCCATGGACAAGATCGTGGGTGTGGCCAACGCCTTCGACCTGCTCACCGACCGGACCCCCGACCGGGAGGACATCGCCCGGTTCCTGCGCCCCGTAATGCACGTCCCCGACACCATGAAGCTCGACGACCTCCTCCAGGCGATGCGCCACGCGCGCCAGCCCCTCGCGGTGGTCATTGACGAGTTCGGCGGCACCGACGGCATCGTCTGCATCGAGGACATCCTGGAGGAGATCTTCGGCGAGATCCACGACGAGCACGACGTGCTGTCCCCCCAGTTCCGCAGGATCGGCCCCGCCGCCTACGTCATAGACGGCCGCATGGACCTGGAGGAGTGCGCCGAGGCCCTCCAGACGGAGCTGGACGACGGCGAGGTGAAGACCGTCGGCGGCTGGGTGACCCATGTCGCCGGGCGCATCCCCGCGCGCGGCGAGGTCATCCGCCACGGCGCGTTCGAGATCACCGTGCTGGAGGGCACCCCCTCCCGCGTGTCCAGCATCCGGCTCGAGGTGAAGGCCCCCCCCGCACCCCCCGAAAGTCCCCCGCGCCCGGCGGGCGGCCCTTCTCCCGGCTGA